Genomic window (Vitis riparia cultivar Riparia Gloire de Montpellier isolate 1030 chromosome 4, EGFV_Vit.rip_1.0, whole genome shotgun sequence):
AAACGAGTAGATTTCTCAGCCCGGACTGTCATAACACCTGATCCAAATATCAACATCGATGAACTTGGAGTACCATGGAGTATTGCTCAAAATCTCACATACCCAGAAACTATGACTCCATATAACATCGAAAGGTCCCGTCTAATTAGGCCAATATTGTTTGTTTCTTCCTTGTTATCTAGCTATAACTGCTTCTTGTCTGTTGTGAATGCATGAGACTTCTTTTAATATAGGTTGAAGGAGCTTGTTGAATATGGTCCCTATCCTCCTCCTGGTAAAACTGGTGCCAAGTATATCATAAGGGACAATGGACAAAGGCTTGATCTTCGTTATTTGAAGAAAAGCAGTGATCAGCATTTGGAGCTTGGATATAAGGCATAACATAACCTTTTGATATTCCAACTGGTTCTTAATTCAGCCATGGCTCTTTAGTCTTTACGTACCACAGGTATTTAATTAACTTTTGCTATATATCATGGTTGCAGGTGGAGCGGCACTTGAATGATGGAGACTATGTTCTCTTTAATAGACAGCCTAGTCTCCACAAAATGTCTATTATGGGGCACAGGATCAAGATTATGCCATATTCAACTTTCCGTTTGAATCTTTCTGTTACTTCACCATACAACGCTGATTTTGATGGAGATGAAATGAATATGCATGTTCCTCAGTCGTTTGAGACCATGGCTGAAGTACTGGAGCTAATGATAGTGCCTAAATGCATCGTCTCTTCTCAATCAAACAGGCCTGTAATGGGAATTGTCCAGGATACGCTCCTAGGATGCCGGAAAATCACCAGAAGGGATACGTTTATAGAGAAGGTGATTGCCATAAATAGCCATCCCACTTACTAAACCTGCTTTCATATTTGTGATTTTCTCATTTGAAATTATTGTTATAACCTATGATGAATTTTTGCAGGATGTCTTTATGAACATCCTGATGTGGTGGGAGGACTTTGATGGGAAAATTCCATCTCCTGCAATTTTGAAGCCAAGGCCTCTATGGACTGGGAAACAAGTTTTTAACCTTATCATACCAAAACAGATTAATCTCTTGAGATGTTCTGCCTGGCATTCAGAATGCGAAACAGGATTCGGAGATACCCAAGTTCGAATAGAAAGAGGAGAGCTACTTTCCGGCACTCTATGCAAGAAGACACTTGGGACATCAACCGGAAGTCTTATACATGTCATTTGGTAAACATTAATTCTGTAGACAGCATGATTTCAGACAATTTTAGGCCCAACATTGTTGGCTGATCTATATTACTGAACTGCACCCAGAACTTGGTCggctaaaattttgaaatgcctGAATTGTTTGATCCAGATGCTTTCTAATTCCgctttattgattaaaaatggccaattttcaaaactagaAAACCAAGTTCAAAGGCTCTCCATTTGTTTAAAAGCcaaatttatgttaaaaatggttgaaatttcCTGTCCAAATTAAGAAGTCAACTGCACAATCTAAATTTAGCTGAGTTGATCCTCTGAAGGAAGCTCCTGTATCTTCTTGTTCTCTTTCTAAATTGTGTACATTATTTCAGGGAAGAAGTTGGTCCGGATGCAGCTTGCAAGTTTTTAGGACACACACAGTGGCTTGTGAATTATTGGATTTTGCAGAATGGTTTCAGTATTGGGATTGGTGATACAATTGCTGATGCAGCCCAAGATAAGCAGCTGGAGGCTGAACCTGGGCGGACTATGATGGAGTCATTTGAAAATAGAGTGAACCAGGTGTCAAAACCATTTGCTTTGTCTACCTTCTTTTCGGTTTTGACTGCTTTGGCTGATATATATTATAATGCATGTTTTTGTCCTTTAGGTTTTGAATAGGGCACGGGATGATGCTGGAAGTAGTGCCCAGAAGAGTTTATCAGAGAGTAACAATCTCAAGGCAATGGTTACAGCAGGCTCCAAAGGAAGTTTCATCAATATGTCACAGATGACTGCTTGTGTGGGGCAGCAGAACGTTGAGGGTAAGCGAATCCCATATGGATTCATTGGCCGGACATTGCCACATTTCACCAAAGATGACTATGGCCCAGAAAGTCGTGGGTTTGTGGAAAATTCTTAGCTGCGAGGACTGACCCCACAGGAGTTCTTTTTCCATGCCATGGGTGGTAGAGAAGGCCTTATAGATACTGCGGTGAAGACTTCCGAAACTGGGTATATCCAGAGACGACTGGTGAAGGCTATGGAGGATATCATGGTCAAATATGATGGGACTGTTAGGAACTCTTTGGGAGATGTCATTCAATTTCTGTATGGGGAAGATGGTATGGATGCTGTATGTATAGAATCGCAGAAACTGGAGTTCTTGAAAATGAAGGGCATGGAGTTTGATAGGGCTTTCAGATACGAGATCGATGACGAAAACTGGAACCCAAATTACATGTTTCGAGAACACGCTGAAGATCTGAAAACAATCCAGGAGTTCCGAAATGTGTTTGATGCCGAAGTCCAGAAACTTGAAGCAGATAGAAACCAGCATGGAACAGAGATTGCATCCACGGGTGATAGCTTCTGGTCCATGCCAGTCAACCTCAAGAGGCTTATCTGGAATGCACAGAAGACCTTTAAGATAGACCTACGAAGGCCCTCTGATATGCACCCGATGGAGATTGTGGAAGCTGTCGATAAGCTTCAGGAGAGGCTAAAGGTTGTTCCTGGCGATGACTTGATAAGCATGGAAGCCCAGAAGAACGCCACCCTCCTCTTCAATATCTTGCTCCGTAGCACTTTTGCCAGTAAAAGGGTGTTGAATGAATACAGGCTCAGTCGTGAAGCATTTGACTGGGTCATCGGAGAGATAGAGTCTCGATTCCTGCAGTCACTGGTATCACCGAGGGAAATGATTGGTTGTATTGCCGCACAGTCCATTGGGGAGCCTGCCACTCAGATGACTCTGAATACCTTTCACTACGCCGGCGTCAGTGCCAAGAATGTGACTCTTGGTGTCCCTAGGTTGAGGGAGATCATCAATGTGGCTAAGATAATTAAAACACCTTCTCTCTCTGTCTACCTCAAGCCTGAAGTCAATAAAACAAAGGAGAACGCCAAGAATGTCCAATGTGCTTTGGAATACACTACTCTCCGGAGTGTGACTCAAGCTATAGAGGCATGGTATGATCCGGACCCAACCAGCACGATGATTGAGGAGGATTTTGAGTTTGTGAAGGCCTATTATGAAATGCCGGATGAGGAGATTGACCCTGAAAAAATCTCTCCCTGGTTGCTTCGCATAGAGTTGAATCGGGAAATGATGGTGGATAAGAAGATAAGCATGGCTGATATTGCAGAGAAGATCAATGAAGAATATGGTGAGGATTTAAGCTGTATATTTAATGACGACAATGCTGAAAAACTGATCATTCGTATACGTGTAAAGAACCATGAAGTTTCTATGCGTGGACTACATTTGGAAGAAGACGAGCTTTTCCTAAAGAAGATTGGGAGTAATCTgtaatgtcccacatcggataggggagcaagttcctggcgctatatatgtagagactcctttTAActaagtagacgcgttttaaagccgtgagggcccccttgagcccaaagcggacaatatctacatggttgggtgcgggtcgttacaaatggtatcagagccgatccccgaccccggtgtgggggtttgtttggctccgtaaggggtgtttgtctgtttggttctgcaatcccatgggacacaacgaggacgttgtgtctgcatggggggtaTTTGTAATGtctcacatcggataggggagcaagttcctggcgctatatatgtagagacttcTCTTAACTaagtagacgtgttttaaagccgtgagggcccccttgagcccaaagcggacaatatctacatggttgggtgcgggtcgttacataATCTGCTAACAGAAATGTGTCTTCGAGGTATCCCAGAAATCAACAAGGTCTTTATCGAATCTAGCAAGGCAAACAGTTTTGATGAAAATGAAGGATTTAAAGCAAAAGTTGAGTGGATGCTGGATACAGAAGGGGTAAATCTTCTAGCTGTGATGTGCCATGAAGATGTTGATGCAAGAAGGACAAGAAGCAATCACTTGGTTGAAGTTATTGAAGTTCTTGGAATTGAGGCAGTTCGCTGTGCTCTGCTTGATGAGCTGTGCGTTGTTACATCTTTCGATGGCTCTTATGTGAATTACCGACATCTGGCTATCTTGTGTGATACGATGACCTATCGTGGCTACTTGATGGCCATCACCCGTCATGGAATTAACCGTAATGATACCGGGCCCATGATGAGATGCTCGTTTGAAGAAACTGTGGACATTCTTCTTGATGCTGCGGTATATGCTGAAACTGATTATCTGAGGGGTGTAAAGTGAAAATATTATGTTAGGTCAGCTTGCGCCCATTGGCACAGGAGACTCTGCATTGTATATTAATGAGGAGATGTTAGAGTCTGCCATTGAACTCCAGCTACCTAGTTATATGGAAGGTCAGGATTCTGGCATGTCATCTTCCTCTTCGCCTGTCTCTGCAACTCCATTTTGCGAGGGCTTGGTGTCTCCAAGTTATTTGTAGAGCCCAGTTGGTCGTTCATCACCGTCCATGGATGCTCGGTTTTCTCCTCATATAAGCAGAATGCTCTTCTCTGATTCTTCAGCTCCATGCTTTAGCCCATTATCTGCAGGCTACAGTCCATCATCTCCCCCACATAGTCCTACCTCCCCTGGTAATATTCCTGCATCTTCTGGATACAGTCCTGCTTCTCCTGGATACGGTTCCACCTCCCCTGGTTACAGCCCCACTTCCCCAACGTACAGTCCTAGCTCTCCTGGATATAGTCCATTCAGTCCTGCGTACTCCCCTCCAAGTCCATCCGACTCGCCCACCTCGCCCAGCTACAGTCCTACTTCTCCAAGTTATAGCCCCACTTCACCCGCCTATAGCCCCACTTCAACTGCATACAGCCCCACTTCACCTGCATACAGCCCAGCATCTCCTTCATACAGCCTAACATCACCCTCCTACAGCCCAACCTCTCCCTCCTACAACCCCACCTCTCCTAGTTATAGTCCAACATCACCAACTTACAGCCCAACCTCACCAAGTTATAGCCCTACATCACCAAGTTACAACTCTACATCAACACAATACAGCCCGTCTGCAGCATACTCACTAAGCAGTCCAAACTACAGGTTAGACTTGAAACGGCATTCCTTAATTTTGTGTCTCAATTTTCCATTATTAGAGCCAGTTGGTTTATAAGCATATTTTCCCATGACTTTGGTTTTGACTTATCTTCACTCCATCTGATATGCCTGAACCTGTTGCAGCCCAACATCACCATCATATTCACCTACCTCTCCATCCTATTCCCTTTCAAACCCCACATACAGTCCCAGCAGGTAAggtttatttgtttcttttgcagCTTGTAATTGTGTTTTAtagatatcaattttttttgttctcactAACTCCAATCACTATTAATTGCACATTGCTTTGTGTTTTCTCGATTGTCCAGTTCAacaaaatttcttcttttgtcatctctttttgaaatatgttttttttcattttacctGTTTCATTTTGTCATGCATTGGAGCTGCAGCTCAAACTCTATGAGTTGTACAAAGTATTCAATAATTAGCTGGGGCCTGTTTCTTTTGGTGGCAATTTGGGTTCAGACATGGCTACAGGGGTTGGATGTATAAACCATCCAGCACAAATCAGACCTCAACTTAAACTCATAACTATGGCATAAACccatttaattgattttgtccttcaaaattttccccTGTTTAACAACCTCTAAGTAGCATAGCTGCAGAAGATGGGTAGATGTTGATTTCTTCAATGGAATATTGTCTTCATATTGAATTCTGATGAGGTTGTTTAAATTATTCCCTTTCCAGCCTATTCAATTCAGGAGAGAATTTGAACTATAGCCCACGTTCTTCACAATACATGTGAGCTCAGACTATAAGCCTAGTTCTTTGAGAGAGCCTCTAGAGACAAAAATGCACCTGTTTAGCTCTTAAATCTTCCTTGTGTTTTGCCCCCATGCAGTTCAATTGCAGCATACTCTCCAAGCTTACCCGGTTATTCTCCATTATCTGCCAGCCAGAACACGTCAAATGAGAGCAACAAGGACGACGAGAGCACTCATTGAGGCATATGATATTTCAAGAACTTGATAGAAGCTAGGTTTACTACTTCAAACTATTGTGCAAACGTTGCCATAGGGAAAAGTCTCATCTGAATGGTCCAAAGGCAACCAACCGCATAGTTGACTCCCGGAATTTAGACAAGTATTGTGAATTCTGTTCTGTTTCAGCTGTTGAGGAGACACCTTAATTCATACCGGCTTCATCTCCCTTCTAACTGGTTGCTTGTTTCTGATTCTGTATCATGTATTCATTAATTTCAGTTCTTGACATAGAATCTTACATTCGACAGTCATTTCTACTCTTCTGATctttgattataatatttcaaagctcacattatatatatataagaaagcCGCCCAAGACGAAAATTGAGCAGGTGTTGTGGAGCTGTGAGCCTGGCTTGTGGGGAGGTGAGATGATTCTGCTGTCGTAGCCCTCCAAGATGATGCAGGCTTGGGATGACCAAGTATTAAAATCCTGGCCGGCCTGCAAGTGTTTGTTAAAGGCATTATTCTGATAAATAAATGCCTTCATCGTCATTCCAGTTCTACTCTCATCCTGTACACATTCTATGACAAGGTCAATTGACTCATTCCTCATATACTTTCCAGGACCATCACAACCTCCAAGTTCTCTTCCCTCtgctctctctttatatatatcattgaTCAGGATAACCAAAGAGCAACAATCTGATCTAATGGAGAAACGTTCCACCAGAATGAAGAGGACGTTCCTGAAGCTTCTACCAAAGGCTGCCTATCCTGTCATCTTCCTAAGCCCACCTCTCAGTCCTGTTGGTGACAGAAGAATTGAGAATACAACTAAGCTCAAGGCCATCACCAAAGGATGCTCTGGTCCAAATGTTTCAATGGTTCCACCGGAAGCTAGAAGAAAGTCGAAGAACGGGAGCTTTGACACTCGAGAACCAACCTCACCCAAGGTTTCATGCATGGGACAAATCAAcagcaagaagaagaagaacaaaagtAAGACGGTTCTGCCTCCAACTGAAAAACCTAAGCCTGTCCCATCTCCTGGAAAGTCTAAGAAGAATCCATTTGCCATTCATAGGATCTTTCAGGGCTCAAATCATTGTAGAAAATCGGGCCATATTGATGTTAAGCAACCAGCTCCAGATAGAACTCCTTCTCTGAGTCAGATGAAGGGGTTTGCGAGCGGGCGTGATGCGTTTATGAATTTTGATTGGAGGGTTCACGGTGCTGCTGTTGCCCCTGACAACCAAAACCATTGTTCTGATGGCAAGGAAGAAGGAGAACAGAAGGCGATCATTTCATTTTCTGCACCCATAGCGGTGGGTGGAGCAGTGGCTGTAGGGCCGAAGAAAGCAATCGATTTGTGGAAGAGAAGAACCGTGCCTCCTCCTCCCGCTCTTCAGCTGTAAAAAGGAGTGAGCCAACTATGTAAGCATCACTTCCAACTATTTCATCAAACTGATTCCAAATGaggaaaatatttcattttcttgagcCAGTTCCTCAAAAAGTCCTTCAGGACctgtaataattttattcactGTGAGATCAGATATAGTTATGCCATGCATGTATTGGAGTGATCTGTCCATTGAAGTTGTCTGCCATATCCATCACCGTTTAACCAACTCTGAGAATGTCTGTAAATCTTTTGGGAGTGGAGAAAAGATGAGAGGAAGGAGACGATAGAAAATATCAGCAAGTTAATCTGTCGTACACTTTGGCTTGGTCAATTGCacctattttattatatagctttaaaatatattttctagaCACATTGGCTGAGCCTGAtgcttattttctttccaaagcCGGCACTGTAGTCTGAAATTGCTAGGCTGGCCTCAGGCTTCGAAATAAGTCTTCTACCAAATTCTTATGTCCTGTGTCATGTcgggtggtttttttttttttttctttcttttgaatgtCATTTTGTGTAAGTCATCTCTGTACTATCAAGGAAGAAGAAATTGCAACTTTTAAATTTGCATTGAGAAATTATGACTTCagtttgaattaatttttattgacaATGACAATTGAAAAGAGAAAGTGAGGAAATGGGTTGAGAAGATAAGCTTCTCTAATGTGGGGCCTTGTCACCAACCACAACCAGTCGCCCAAAAAATCAAACTCCATTGACCGCAGGCACTGCGAAAGCtcagtaaaaatataaatgtcaGTCCTCTCAAGCACTAACCAAACGTGGCCTCTATTCATTTCCCATTACTCATCATGCTTTCGCTGTCGCCTTATGTTTTTAGTCCTTCCTCTCTGAGGGTCTCTGCGCTTCAGCATTTCTATAAATTATGGTGTCTCTAGTGAAAACCTGGTACCTCGGCTTCCATGGCGGATACTCCTGATTCTGAGCAAATGGTCTACCTTAACGGTGACCTAGACCTGAAGATTCTCGAGGCTCGCCATCTACCCAACATGGATTTGCTCGCCTTGAATCTCAGCCGTTGCTTCGCTTCTTGTGAAGCTCGTAAAAGTCCATCGTCCCCCGACAGACAAAGGCCCGGCGACCGGAAGGACCGTCACACCAACATCATCACCAGTGACCCCTACGTCAAAGTATGCGTCCCCCAGGCCACTCTCGCTCGAACACGCGTCATCTCCAACACCCAAAACCCCTACTGGAACGAACGCTTCAGCATCCCACTCGCCCACCCACTCGCCAATTTGAAGTTTGAGGTGAAGGAAAACGACCTCCTGGGCGCCGAGCTCATGGGAACTGTTCTCATTCCGGCAGAGAAGCTCGCATCCGGCGACCCCATCTCCGGATGGTTCCCAGTGATTGGCCCATTAGGAAAGCCACCAAAGCCCAACACAGCACTTCGGATCGAGATGCAATTCACACCTTGCGAAAA
Coding sequences:
- the LOC117913456 gene encoding uncharacterized protein At1g76070-like — protein: MKRTFLKLLPKAAYPVIFLSPPLSPVGDRRIENTTKLKAITKGCSGPNVSMVPPEARRKSKNGSFDTREPTSPKVSCMGQINSKKKKNKSKTVLPPTEKPKPVPSPGKSKKNPFAIHRIFQGSNHCRKSGHIDVKQPAPDRTPSLSQMKGFASGRDAFMNFDWRVHGAAVAPDNQNHCSDGKEEGEQKAIISFSAPIAVGGAVAVGPKKAIDLWKRRTVPPPPALQL